TCCCAGCTTCCTAATTTTGTATTTAGATACTCTATTTCTTTTTCTATACGAGCCTTAAATTGAGGGTTTTTAGCAATTTCTTCAGGAGTCGTGCCAATATTGATGTTGTGTCTTTCCGCCCAATTTACAGCGAAATGAAAGTCTGGCTGTACCAAAGCACAAGGCATTTTTTCACCTTCACCTACAACCATTATTTGCTCTATGAATTTGGAGGCTTTCGCCATATTTTCTATCATCTGAGGAGCGATGTATTTACCACCAGAAGTTTTAAACATCTCTTTCTTTCTGTCGGTAATGTGTAAAAATCCTTCATCATCTATATGTCCTATATCTCCAGTTTTAAAGTAGCCATCTTCTGTAAAAGCTTCTTGAGTTTTCTCATCATCTTTATAGTAACCTTTAGTAACCGAAGGACCTTTTACCGATATTTCGCCGTCTCCTTGAATTTTAATATCTAAATTTGGAAGTACAGGACCCACAGTTCCTACTTTCATTTTATTGAATGTGTTTACTGCAATTACAGGGGAAGTTTCTGTAAGCCCATAACCTTCTAATATACTGATGCCTGCATTTTGGAACATTCGGTTAAGTCTAGGAGCTAAGGCTGCGGAACCAGAAATAAGAGTAACAATGTTTCCTCCCAAGCCTTCTCTCCATTTTTTAAATACGAGTTTATCGGCAATAATTTCTTTGAGTCCGCTAGGTTTACCAATCTCTTTTTTAGCTTTGTTAACACCTAATGCCCACAAGAAAATTTTAGATTTAAGACCACCTGCACTTACGCCCTTATCGTAGATTTTATCGTACACTTTTTCTATAAGCCTAGGAACTACCGTCATATAATGAGGTTGAACTTCTTTGATATTTTCACCCATTTTATCTATACTTTCCGCAAAGTAGATAGATATGCCACTATTGATGTAGAAGTAAAATAACATTCGTTCAAAGATATGGCAGATAGGAAGAAAGCTAAGACTCTTTAAATTTGTATTTTGAGGTTTTTTCTCTGAAAGTATAGGTGTACAAGTTAGT
This Riemerella anatipestifer DNA region includes the following protein-coding sequences:
- a CDS encoding AMP-dependent synthetase/ligase, with product MSVTRLFDFAYKAIENHPKEDMLTTKYNGVWQKTSTLKFINMGNKISRGLLKLGIKPGDKISLISTNNRTEWAVMDLGISQIGAVTVPVYPTISVEDYIYIFNNAEIKYCFVSDEELYQKLLSVQPSVPSLVGIFTFDKVEGAPNWAEILDLGEDEATQIEVEDLKKGIKTDDLASIIYTSGTTGRPKGVMLTHQNIVSNVLTCTPILSEKKPQNTNLKSLSFLPICHIFERMLFYFYINSGISIYFAESIDKMGENIKEVQPHYMTVVPRLIEKVYDKIYDKGVSAGGLKSKIFLWALGVNKAKKEIGKPSGLKEIIADKLVFKKWREGLGGNIVTLISGSAALAPRLNRMFQNAGISILEGYGLTETSPVIAVNTFNKMKVGTVGPVLPNLDIKIQGDGEISVKGPSVTKGYYKDDEKTQEAFTEDGYFKTGDIGHIDDEGFLHITDRKKEMFKTSGGKYIAPQMIENMAKASKFIEQIMVVGEGEKMPCALVQPDFHFAVNWAERHNINIGTTPEEIAKNPQFKARIEKEIEYLNTKLGSWEKIKKIELTPEVWSIDSGLLTPTLKLKRKMIKQRFIELYNNMYGHTEEE